The genomic DNA GCGGGTGGCATCAAGACCACGTTCACGGAGGAAACCGAGACCGACCTGTTCGGGGAGCAGGCCGTCCTGTGCGGCGGGGCCTCGCAGTTGGTGCAGTACGGATTCGAGACCCTGGTCGAGGCCGGCTACCAGCCGGAGGTGGCCTACTTCGAGTGCCTGCACGAACTCAAGCTCATCGTGGATCTCATGTACGAAGGCGGCATCGCCAAGCAGCGGTGGAGTGTGTCCGACACCGCGGAATACGGCGACTACGTCTCCGGGCCACGCGTGATCGATGCCCGCGTCAAGGACAACATGAAGGCAGTGCTCACCGACATCCAGTCCGGAGCCTTCGCCCAACGGTTCATCGATGACCAGGATGCGGGGGCGCCCGAGTTCGTCGAGTTGCGCGCCAAGGCCGAGCAGCATCCCATCGAAGCCACCGGTCGTGACTTGCGTAAGTTGATGGCATGGGTCGACTCCGGCGACGATGACTACACCGAGGGCACCGCCGCTCGGTGAGGCCGACAGTTGCGCCCCAGGTTCGAACCTGGGGCTACATGGGCCGTGGTGCCCCACATGGGAAGGCCGCGACGTTCGTCGCCGTGAACACCGCGCGTCGGGGCGTCACCGAGGATTAGTTTCCCGGTATGGAAGTAGTCATCGTCGAATCGGCCGAACAGGGAGCAGCCGTCGTCGCCGGGGCAATCGCGGACCTCGTCACGCGCACCCCCGATCAGGTGCTGGGGCTGGCCACGGGATCGACTCCGCTGCCCGTGTACGACGACCTGGTGCGGCGACACGAAGTCGATGGCCTGTCCTTCGCCCGAGCCCGCGGCTTCGCCCTCGACGAGTATGTCGGGCTACCGCGGGATCATCCTGAGTCCTACCGGGCTGTCCTGGAGCGTGAGTTCGTCGGTCGCGTTGACTTTCCACGCAGCGCCTTGCGTACCCCGGACGGCTGGGCCGACGACATTCCGGCTGCTTGTGTCGAGTACGAAGCCGCGATCCGGGCGGCTGGGGGGATCGATCTCCAACTGCTCGGGGTGGGCTCGGACGGGCACATCGGGTTCAACGAGCCGACGTCGTCGCTGGCGTCTTCGACTCGGATCAAGACCCTCACGCGGCAGACTCGCGAGGACAACGCCCGGTTCTTCGACGGTGACGTCGAGGCGGTTCCGGAGCACGTTCTCACCCAGGGCGTGGGCACGATCGGGCGGGCACGGCACCTAGTTCTCCTCGCCTGGGGGGAGGGGAAAGCTGCAGCTGTTGCCGCCACCGTTGAGGGCCCGGTGACTTCTATGGTGCCCTCGAGTGCCCTGCAACTCCACCCCCACGCGACGGTCGTCGTGGACGAGGAGGCGGCCCGCGATCTGCGGCTGCGGGACTACTACCGAGAGGTCTACTTCGGCAAGCCGGACTGGCAATCCATCTGATGATCTCGCTGGACCTGTCATGACCCCCGAAGTCACTCCTGGCGTTACCCCTGGCGTTATGGCGCCGGGCATCTGCGACTCGGGTCCCACTCATTGGCAGACGTTGTGGGAGGAACGCGAGCCGGGGCGGTTCACCCGGTTCTCGCCCTCAGACTGGGACCGGCCCCAACTCGACGACTGGATCGCCGCCTTGGACCACGCGGTGCGCGGGGTGGGACGACCGCCCGTGATCGTCGCGCACAGCCTCTCGTGCCTGCTGGTGCCCCTATGGGCGGATTCGGTGCCAGATGCGGCGGCTGTGGTCACCGGTGCCCTGCTCGTCGCGCCTGTCGACCCCGACGGCCCCGCCTTTCCAGCCCCGGCCCACGAGTTCCGCCACCGGGTCCGCGGCCGATTGCCGTTCGCCTGCCTGGTGGTCGGCAGTCAGAACGACCACTACGCCTCACCTGGCTGGACCCGTGCTTTCGCGACGGAGCTGGGAGCTCGTCATGTCGACGCCGGCGCGGTGGGACACATCAACGCAGATAGTGAGTTGGCTGATTGGCCACAAGGGCGCGTGCTGCTCGACGACTTCATCGCCGGCCTGGGCGGCTGACTGCACCGATCGGCCGAGTCTTGAGATCGGGACTGGACACAGCGACCGATGACGGGTGGGATGGGTCGCATGACCAGTGACGCTTGGCCGGCCGGTGTGCCCTGTTGGACCGACCTCATGGTGCCCGACCCGGATGCTGTCCGACCGTTCTACGATGCCGTGCTCGGATGGACACTCACCGAGCCGGACGAGCAGTTCGGCGGGTACGTCATGGCGCTGAAAGACGGTGCTCCCGCAGCCGGGGTGGGTCCGCTGCGCGAGGGGAGCCGCAGCGCATGGACGATGTACTTCGCCGTCGATGACGCCGACGCTGTCGCGGCCGCCACCCGCGCCGCCGGTGGAACGGTGTTCGCCGACCCGATGGACGTGGGCGACCTGGGTCGCATGTTCGTCGGTGCCGATCCGACAGGCGCCGTCTTCGGTGTTTGGCAGGCGGGCTCGTTTTCGGGGGCGGCTGTGACGAATCAGCCGGGTGGCCTCATGTGGGAGGATCTGCGCTGCACGGACCCGGGATCAGCGCGGCAGTTCTACGCCGCAGTGTTCGGTTTCGACTATCACGAGATGGACATGGAAACCCCGCAGGACTACATGGTCTTCACTCTCCCGGGCACCGATCGTCCGCTGGGCGGAATGGGAGGGTTGGACCCGAACGCCGAATCGGTTGCCTCGCACTGGTCGGTGACTTTCGCGGTGGCCGACGCGGACGCCTCCGTGGCAGCGGCAACCACTAACGGTGGCGCGGTGCCGATCCCACCCTTCGATTCGCCGTACGGCCGCATGGCCGGGCTCACCGATCCCGCGGGAGCGCCCTTCTGGATCATCCAGCCGGCTCGTCAGACCTGAGCCGTCGCGAACCGCGACGCCGGTGCATCAGGGCGAAGCCAAGTGCGACACTTGCTCCATGCAGACCGAAATCAAGTTCTCCCCGTCCTTCGCAGTCGCCACCATCACCTTGTCCGCCAGCGAGCAGATCAAGGCCGAAGCCGGGGCGATGGTCTCCATGCAGGGCGTTGACATCGAGACAAGCACCCAGGGCGGGATCATGAAGGGGCTCAAGCGGTCCGTGTTGGGCGGTGAGTCCTTCTTCATGAACACATTCACCGCCGGTCACCAGGGGGGTCAGGTTTCGTTCGCACCGGAACTCCCCGGCGACATCGTCGCGTGGGAGTTGACCGGACAGACCGTCTACCTGCAGTCCGGGGCGTATCTCGCGTCGGCGATGTCGGTGGATGTCGACTCCGGTTGGGGGGGCGCGAAGACCTTCTTCAGCAGCGAGGGACTGTTCATCTTGAAGTGCTCCGGGCACGGGCAACTCGTCGTGAGCGCTTATGGCGCGATCGAAGGCCGGCAACTCGCTGCCGGGGAATCCTTCACGATCGACTCCGGTCACGTGGTCGGTTGGTCCGACGGCATCACCTACAAGGTGCGCAAGGTCGGCAACTGGAAGAGCACGTTCCTGTCCGGCGAAGGCTTGGTCGCCGATCTGACAGGCCCCGGGACGGTGTACATGCAGACCCGTTCCCCCGAGGCGCTCGTCAGTTGGCTGATCCCGAAGTTGCCCAAGTCCAGCAACTGAGGGACCACAGCAAGTGGGGCTCAGAACACTGAGGTCACGGCAACGCGGCGCGGGCCGCCAGAGCCAGTGCCTCGCCCAGTTGCTGATGACCGGCCGGATCGAGATGGACTCCATCGACGGGTCCCGGTGTCACTACGGACGCCGCATCGAAGAACGAAACGCCCAGTTGTGCGGCGATAGCCGAGTAGTGCTGTGCCAGTTCCTGTGACTCCTGCTCTCGGCCCTCGTAAAACACTCCCATGAACCCGCTCGGGCTCACGATGTGAGGGGGTGACACGACGAGGACCGCCGGCGAGGCGGCTTCGAAACCGGCCGCGCTGCGCACAGTGATGTCGACGAGGGTCCAGATGCCGGAGGCGGCGTGCCGCGCGGTGAGTCCGAGAGGGGACTGCAAGTCGTTGGTGCCCAACATGATGATGACCAGATCGACGGGGGCATGAGACTCCAGCAGCGGTCCGAGCATGGTGGCCCCACTGCGGCTCGGCGCATAGGGAGAGTCGACAACCGTCGTGCGACCGTTCAGACCCTCCACGATG from Candidatus Nanopelagicales bacterium includes the following:
- the nagB gene encoding glucosamine-6-phosphate deaminase, yielding MEVVIVESAEQGAAVVAGAIADLVTRTPDQVLGLATGSTPLPVYDDLVRRHEVDGLSFARARGFALDEYVGLPRDHPESYRAVLEREFVGRVDFPRSALRTPDGWADDIPAACVEYEAAIRAAGGIDLQLLGVGSDGHIGFNEPTSSLASSTRIKTLTRQTREDNARFFDGDVEAVPEHVLTQGVGTIGRARHLVLLAWGEGKAAAVAATVEGPVTSMVPSSALQLHPHATVVVDEEAARDLRLRDYYREVYFGKPDWQSI
- a CDS encoding SGNH/GDSL hydrolase family protein → MEPADSPEERWGRSPKRVLAFGDSNTWGFDPATGGRYPLAQCWPGVLGAALGSGADVIVEGLNGRTTVVDSPYAPSRSGATMLGPLLESHAPVDLVIIMLGTNDLQSPLGLTARHAASGIWTLVDITVRSAAGFEAASPAVLVVSPPHIVSPSGFMGVFYEGREQESQELAQHYSAIAAQLGVSFFDAASVVTPGPVDGVHLDPAGHQQLGEALALAARAALP
- a CDS encoding TIGR00266 family protein, which produces MQTEIKFSPSFAVATITLSASEQIKAEAGAMVSMQGVDIETSTQGGIMKGLKRSVLGGESFFMNTFTAGHQGGQVSFAPELPGDIVAWELTGQTVYLQSGAYLASAMSVDVDSGWGGAKTFFSSEGLFILKCSGHGQLVVSAYGAIEGRQLAAGESFTIDSGHVVGWSDGITYKVRKVGNWKSTFLSGEGLVADLTGPGTVYMQTRSPEALVSWLIPKLPKSSN
- a CDS encoding alpha/beta fold hydrolase; translated protein: MTPEVTPGVTPGVMAPGICDSGPTHWQTLWEEREPGRFTRFSPSDWDRPQLDDWIAALDHAVRGVGRPPVIVAHSLSCLLVPLWADSVPDAAAVVTGALLVAPVDPDGPAFPAPAHEFRHRVRGRLPFACLVVGSQNDHYASPGWTRAFATELGARHVDAGAVGHINADSELADWPQGRVLLDDFIAGLGG
- a CDS encoding VOC family protein — encoded protein: MTSDAWPAGVPCWTDLMVPDPDAVRPFYDAVLGWTLTEPDEQFGGYVMALKDGAPAAGVGPLREGSRSAWTMYFAVDDADAVAAATRAAGGTVFADPMDVGDLGRMFVGADPTGAVFGVWQAGSFSGAAVTNQPGGLMWEDLRCTDPGSARQFYAAVFGFDYHEMDMETPQDYMVFTLPGTDRPLGGMGGLDPNAESVASHWSVTFAVADADASVAAATTNGGAVPIPPFDSPYGRMAGLTDPAGAPFWIIQPARQT